The proteins below come from a single Arthrobacter caoxuetaonis genomic window:
- a CDS encoding GNAT family N-acetyltransferase, whose translation MPTITVPFSEDLHLDAAVTALLHVRQGDPTYPPPRDADATAASFSRWLLEEEVLGRWVALVDGKVAGHLAMTRAHPYLNRALSALGYTSIAENGLSEVSKFYVDPVFQGCGVGTALFQTGFEFARARGCQPALAVISTSVLARKFYSGKGMLEVGSFMGIHGENFVFVEDAPVFTMQEAA comes from the coding sequence TTTTTCTGAAGACCTCCACCTGGATGCCGCCGTTACAGCACTTCTGCACGTGAGGCAGGGCGATCCAACCTACCCGCCGCCGCGCGATGCAGACGCGACAGCTGCGTCCTTTTCTCGCTGGCTGCTGGAGGAGGAAGTGCTGGGCAGATGGGTGGCGCTCGTTGACGGCAAGGTGGCCGGGCACCTGGCAATGACGCGGGCACACCCATACCTGAACCGCGCCTTGTCTGCACTGGGATACACATCCATTGCGGAGAACGGCTTGAGTGAAGTCTCTAAGTTCTATGTGGACCCGGTCTTCCAGGGCTGCGGTGTCGGCACAGCACTGTTTCAGACCGGTTTTGAGTTCGCCCGGGCAAGGGGATGCCAGCCGGCCCTGGCTGTTATCTCAACCTCCGTGCTGGCCAGGAAATTCTATTCAGGCAAAGGCATGCTCGAAGTCGGAAGCTTCATGGGAATCCATGGCGAGAACTTCGTGTTCGTTGAGGACGCGCCCGTGTTCACGATGCAGGAGGCGGCATAG
- a CDS encoding HipA domain-containing protein — MSAPRFLNVFLRGRHIGELRGKDLRLSFQYDSATVAEYGAGSILLSLSMPVRRKRYEGPEVYNYFDGLLPEGQVRAHLASQNNVSTPDAYGLLTVLGADCAGAVQVLPPEVEPEAPLAAAPMTEDQVTAAVESLPTWELPEGFLVTASLGGVQSKVLLTRLADGWAWPGRGAASTHIIKPAPTDAAIPLLLPSEHWALSLAAAAGLPAASTSMETFGSRQAIVVERFDRSDDGSRLHQEDFTQALSLPSSSKYEGGLAARSRLGQIAGLAAPFTRSADAFHCDLLRAITFNLLIGNGDAHSKNYSLSLGDNGEVRLAPLYDVAPTLLLYAQSVNAGHAVNRQIRLPYITLEHLVAEAVSWGLGEDAARNTTEAVLHDAAEAAADVPAPVDLEFLQDLIPKRASQLLAGGTAGRTL; from the coding sequence GTGAGCGCCCCAAGGTTCCTGAACGTTTTTCTCCGCGGCCGGCACATCGGCGAGCTGCGCGGAAAGGACCTGAGGCTCTCTTTCCAGTACGACAGTGCCACCGTCGCCGAATACGGCGCCGGCAGCATCCTGCTGTCCCTGTCCATGCCGGTCCGCCGCAAACGCTATGAAGGCCCGGAGGTGTACAACTACTTCGACGGACTCCTGCCCGAGGGCCAGGTCCGGGCGCACCTAGCCTCGCAGAACAATGTCAGCACCCCCGACGCCTACGGACTGCTGACCGTCCTGGGTGCCGACTGCGCCGGAGCCGTCCAGGTGCTGCCACCAGAGGTTGAACCTGAAGCACCCCTGGCCGCGGCACCCATGACCGAAGACCAGGTGACAGCCGCGGTCGAGTCCCTGCCGACATGGGAGCTTCCGGAAGGCTTCCTGGTGACCGCATCGCTCGGCGGGGTGCAGTCGAAAGTGCTGCTGACCCGCCTGGCCGACGGGTGGGCGTGGCCGGGCCGGGGGGCGGCGTCGACGCACATCATCAAGCCGGCACCCACTGACGCGGCCATCCCTTTACTGCTTCCATCCGAACACTGGGCACTGAGCCTTGCTGCTGCCGCCGGGCTTCCGGCAGCCAGCACGAGCATGGAAACCTTCGGATCCCGGCAGGCCATTGTCGTGGAACGGTTCGACCGGAGCGATGACGGCAGCCGCCTGCATCAGGAGGACTTTACGCAAGCCCTGTCCCTGCCCAGCAGCTCGAAGTACGAAGGCGGGCTGGCTGCCCGTTCTCGTCTTGGACAGATAGCCGGTCTTGCCGCGCCTTTCACCCGGTCAGCCGACGCCTTCCACTGTGATCTGCTGCGTGCCATCACCTTCAACCTGCTGATCGGCAACGGTGACGCCCACTCCAAGAACTACTCACTGAGCCTGGGGGATAACGGCGAAGTCCGGCTTGCGCCCCTTTACGACGTCGCGCCCACCCTGCTCCTGTACGCGCAGAGCGTCAATGCCGGGCACGCAGTCAACAGGCAGATCCGACTGCCCTACATCACCCTTGAACATCTGGTCGCCGAAGCCGTCTCCTGGGGCCTGGGCGAGGATGCAGCCCGAAACACCACAGAAGCCGTCCTGCACGACGCTGCCGAGGCCGCCGCGGATGTGCCCGCCCCGGTGGATCTGGAGTTCCTGCAGGACCTCATCCCCAAGCGTGCCTCCCAGCTGCTCGCAGGCGGCACCGCGGGCAGAACACTCTAA
- a CDS encoding helix-turn-helix transcriptional regulator — protein MEHETTPFFRAVDAASLGRSIAEARREAGMTQQEVAEHLKVTRGTIVRLESGRPVSLVVAMEAIRLIGRDVALIPRFAKVQVRQ, from the coding sequence ATGGAACATGAGACCACCCCGTTCTTCCGGGCTGTCGACGCCGCAAGCCTTGGCAGGTCCATTGCCGAGGCACGCCGTGAAGCCGGCATGACCCAGCAAGAGGTTGCCGAGCACCTGAAGGTCACCAGGGGGACCATCGTGCGCCTCGAGAGCGGACGCCCCGTTTCCCTGGTGGTGGCCATGGAAGCGATCCGGCTGATCGGCCGGGACGTCGCCCTCATCCCGCGCTTCGCCAAGGTCCAGGTCCGCCAGTGA
- a CDS encoding Fic family protein translates to MHQHTGCTDAAPWPAVAYEEHSGPSYDAAVPPSIADLQPALNLRTQALVEAVTVDMVRFDAVTGLSELDIRHLLLMTEASASSRIEGLASGALQVELAMAGETSDPVASLVAANAAATLTAVSAGTPATATVSHIHQVLLESSPESGPGQFRNVQAWIGGGAPHTAAFVPPAAGRIRAAMEDLEAFLRREDIPVLVQAAIAHAQFETIHPFIDGNGRTGRAMVSGLLRAREITRQVVLPFSLGLLADTRSYFASLQAYRDGDIGPIVLRLAEAAGIAVDRGHNLAAEISRTRSHHAEQGRGTFPSSLRRILDHLPAHPVLTAEKVAALLGVSTATAYRFTESLERTGVTVPAGKCGGVKAWEVPEITASVDSLLTQVRRFT, encoded by the coding sequence ATGCACCAGCACACCGGCTGCACCGACGCGGCACCCTGGCCCGCAGTCGCCTATGAAGAGCACAGCGGGCCGTCCTATGACGCCGCCGTTCCGCCCTCCATTGCCGACCTGCAGCCGGCACTGAACCTGCGCACCCAGGCCCTCGTCGAAGCGGTCACCGTTGACATGGTCCGATTCGACGCCGTCACGGGACTCAGCGAGCTGGACATCAGGCACCTGCTCCTCATGACCGAGGCCTCCGCCAGCTCCCGGATCGAAGGACTGGCCTCCGGCGCCCTGCAGGTTGAACTGGCCATGGCCGGGGAAACCTCAGACCCCGTTGCCTCACTCGTGGCCGCGAACGCCGCCGCAACCCTGACCGCGGTCTCCGCCGGCACCCCGGCCACCGCCACTGTCAGCCACATCCACCAGGTCCTGCTTGAGAGCAGCCCGGAGTCAGGGCCCGGCCAGTTCCGGAACGTCCAGGCGTGGATTGGCGGAGGTGCGCCGCACACGGCAGCGTTCGTACCTCCCGCCGCCGGCAGAATCAGGGCCGCGATGGAGGACCTGGAAGCGTTCCTTCGGCGCGAAGACATTCCGGTGCTCGTCCAGGCAGCCATTGCGCACGCACAGTTCGAGACCATTCACCCGTTCATTGACGGCAATGGCAGGACTGGCCGGGCGATGGTCTCCGGCCTGCTGAGAGCTCGGGAGATTACCAGGCAGGTCGTCCTCCCGTTTTCTCTGGGCCTGCTGGCTGACACGCGTTCTTACTTCGCGTCCCTTCAGGCGTACCGGGACGGAGACATCGGCCCCATCGTCCTCCGGCTCGCCGAAGCTGCAGGCATCGCCGTGGACAGGGGGCATAACCTGGCCGCAGAGATCAGCAGGACGCGCAGCCATCACGCTGAACAGGGGCGCGGCACCTTCCCCTCGAGCCTGCGGCGGATCCTCGACCACCTGCCGGCCCACCCGGTCCTGACAGCAGAGAAGGTGGCTGCGCTGCTGGGCGTATCCACTGCCACTGCCTACCGGTTCACCGAGAGCCTGGAACGGACCGGAGTTACTGTGCCAGCGGGCAAATGCGGAGGAGTCAAGGCTTGGGAAGTCCCTGAAATCACCGCTTCGGTGGATTCTCTTCTCACCCAGGTGCGCCGATTCACGTGA
- a CDS encoding cell division protein FtsK, producing the protein MASNTERIRINLPAGFQPEKHTKQVEKKIVEKHGEGFEIDSIETVTRPDGSSGLVAVATRQVTITSVSQSENSKSKTVRLTRGTKPSDGEKMAIKLADQHGDGWEMTRFEPFLGTAVLTKLSPDVARCRGAVSVALGVKPWEVQVKPRRDGGFDLELPRQYVPSKHESKLEEVATTVVGNEGWYVKVDARKLTASIIPSSPPTFPGAIPTPMDAVVKFDHTSKETFKIPLGMKLPAAGETVGETFFLDMNAGAHAQLGGISGGGKTVLLNCYLATWLAKGAELAIIDLPTKSADFEWCKEYVRPGGWGCASPAQSAVAIRLIMEEGERRSAYIKSHGVNDWKLLPKNKGLKPLIVIVDELTGLFALEAVPKAGKDAPQLLKDMAEEAQRTNLYKEILKNGIKRVAAELRFTGVFLMLATQVASANTGIEPALRTNLHHKLLMGAKPTEGNRRLVFSDPDRVPLVPENVRTDGAASRGVGSSEPEGDEPSVFKSYYAEVTQYRAWLEKLGVPKTDQPEPTRKQMAQLEDAFETDEPDTTAQRRAAMKDPMAEMMGVSGLDENGRPLKGAALAAAQSRKLSNMAARA; encoded by the coding sequence TTGGCCTCCAATACCGAACGGATCCGGATCAACCTGCCCGCCGGCTTCCAGCCTGAAAAGCACACCAAGCAGGTCGAAAAGAAGATCGTCGAGAAGCACGGTGAGGGTTTCGAGATCGACTCAATCGAAACCGTCACCCGGCCGGATGGCTCCAGCGGCCTGGTCGCCGTAGCAACCCGGCAGGTCACCATCACCTCCGTCAGCCAGTCGGAGAACTCGAAGTCCAAGACGGTCCGCCTCACCCGCGGCACCAAGCCAAGCGACGGCGAGAAGATGGCCATAAAGCTGGCGGACCAGCACGGCGACGGGTGGGAAATGACCCGCTTCGAACCGTTCCTGGGCACAGCTGTCCTCACCAAGCTCTCTCCCGACGTCGCGCGCTGCCGCGGCGCCGTCTCCGTAGCCCTGGGCGTCAAGCCGTGGGAAGTGCAGGTCAAGCCCCGGCGCGACGGCGGATTCGACCTCGAGCTGCCCCGCCAGTACGTGCCCTCCAAGCACGAGTCCAAGCTGGAGGAAGTGGCCACGACCGTCGTCGGCAACGAGGGCTGGTACGTGAAGGTCGACGCCCGGAAACTCACAGCCTCCATCATCCCCTCCTCTCCCCCGACGTTCCCGGGCGCCATCCCGACGCCCATGGACGCCGTCGTGAAGTTCGACCACACGAGCAAAGAGACGTTCAAGATCCCGTTGGGAATGAAGCTGCCGGCCGCCGGCGAAACGGTCGGGGAAACGTTCTTCCTGGACATGAATGCCGGCGCACATGCCCAGCTTGGCGGCATCTCCGGCGGTGGCAAGACCGTACTGCTGAACTGCTACCTGGCCACGTGGCTGGCCAAGGGTGCCGAACTGGCAATCATTGACCTTCCGACCAAGAGCGCCGACTTCGAATGGTGCAAGGAGTATGTCCGGCCAGGCGGCTGGGGCTGCGCCTCCCCCGCACAGTCAGCAGTCGCCATCCGGCTCATCATGGAGGAAGGCGAACGCCGATCCGCCTACATCAAGTCCCACGGCGTGAATGACTGGAAGCTGCTGCCCAAGAACAAGGGCCTGAAGCCGCTGATCGTGATCGTCGATGAGCTCACCGGCCTCTTCGCGCTCGAAGCTGTGCCGAAGGCCGGCAAGGACGCCCCGCAGCTGCTCAAGGACATGGCCGAGGAGGCCCAGCGAACCAACCTGTACAAGGAGATCCTGAAGAACGGCATCAAGCGCGTCGCCGCCGAGCTTCGCTTCACCGGCGTCTTCCTGATGCTCGCCACCCAGGTCGCCTCGGCCAACACCGGCATTGAACCGGCCCTCCGCACCAACCTGCACCACAAGCTGCTCATGGGAGCCAAACCCACCGAAGGTAACCGCCGCCTGGTCTTCTCGGATCCGGACCGGGTTCCGCTCGTGCCGGAGAACGTCCGCACCGACGGCGCCGCTTCCCGCGGTGTGGGTTCCTCAGAGCCTGAAGGCGATGAGCCCTCGGTCTTCAAGTCCTACTACGCTGAGGTGACCCAGTACCGTGCCTGGCTGGAGAAGCTCGGGGTGCCCAAGACCGATCAGCCGGAGCCGACCAGGAAGCAGATGGCGCAGCTGGAGGACGCCTTCGAAACCGATGAGCCGGACACCACCGCCCAGCGGCGCGCAGCGATGAAGGACCCGATGGCCGAGATGATGGGCGTCTCGGGTCTCGATGAGAACGGCAGGCCGCTCAAGGGTGCCGCTCTGGCCGCCGCCCAGTCCAGGAAGCTCTCCAACATGGCTGCCAGGGCCTGA
- a CDS encoding prepilin-type N-terminal cleavage/methylation domain-containing protein: protein MTSSTLTLDPAKLRARALGRKNPEAEARTDGGFSLIEIMAAMAIIAILALAILPQFGKFFERAAVQNLAGEVSNAALLVESDYSLTGKATYKLPGVTASVADSKRSTDTTLVGSLLTEAGADAAAGANGYGFKIVGTNPGVTNYTVIYKSTGTTPGLVIAPK from the coding sequence TTGACCAGCTCCACCCTGACCCTAGACCCGGCCAAGCTCCGGGCCCGCGCGCTCGGCCGCAAGAACCCGGAAGCGGAAGCCCGCACCGACGGCGGCTTCTCGCTCATCGAAATCATGGCCGCCATGGCAATCATCGCCATCCTGGCGCTGGCCATCCTGCCCCAGTTCGGCAAGTTCTTCGAACGTGCCGCGGTACAGAACCTGGCCGGTGAAGTCTCCAACGCAGCGCTGCTCGTTGAATCCGACTACTCCCTGACCGGCAAGGCAACCTACAAGCTGCCCGGCGTCACCGCTTCCGTCGCCGACTCCAAGCGCAGCACGGACACGACCCTGGTCGGATCCCTGCTCACCGAGGCCGGTGCTGACGCCGCAGCAGGCGCCAACGGCTACGGCTTCAAGATCGTCGGAACGAACCCCGGCGTGACCAACTACACGGTCATCTACAAGTCCACGGGCACGACCCCCGGCCTTGTGATCGCACCGAAGTAA
- a CDS encoding prepilin-type N-terminal cleavage/methylation domain-containing protein: protein MTTSTLTLDPHKLRARALGRKDKDGEARTDGGFSLIEIMAAMAIIAILALAILPQFGKFFERAAVQNLAGEVSNAALLVESDYSLTGKSTYSAAGVSASVANSKKSTDTTLSATTLKADGTAASGTNPGYGYRITGTNPGVTNYTVTYTSIGATPGLVITPK from the coding sequence TTGACCACCTCCACCCTGACCCTAGATCCGCACAAGCTCCGGGCCCGCGCGCTCGGACGCAAGGACAAAGACGGGGAAGCCCGCACTGACGGCGGCTTCTCGCTCATCGAAATCATGGCCGCCATGGCAATCATCGCCATCCTGGCGCTGGCCATCCTGCCCCAGTTCGGCAAGTTCTTCGAGCGGGCCGCCGTACAGAACCTGGCGGGTGAAGTCTCCAACGCAGCGCTGCTCGTTGAATCCGACTACTCCCTGACCGGCAAGTCCACGTACTCCGCCGCAGGTGTCAGCGCCTCGGTGGCCAACTCCAAGAAGAGCACCGACACCACCCTGTCAGCGACAACCCTGAAGGCGGACGGCACCGCAGCGAGCGGCACCAACCCCGGTTACGGCTACCGGATCACCGGCACCAACCCGGGCGTCACCAACTACACGGTGACCTACACCTCCATCGGAGCGACCCCGGGTCTGGTCATCACCCCGAAGTAA
- a CDS encoding type II secretion system F family protein, giving the protein MTTTAEAPGKPKNIEYFYRVKLAGGKTESGKASYPSRAALIAKLTRMDGYESIIEVRESGLPTVGKKARPKQRSLVAASRQLSLCLEVGMDDRASIDAVAGGGEIEDPVLAYGLAQVSKDMGAEGMKMSEAMAQYPYIFPQLMTETLHAGEEGGFVAKAAAQAADDLEAADDQRAKLKKAMTYPMVILVLSAAIFVFMMMYVVPKFGGLYDELSGGTAELPKITQMVMAASDQMIWAVPTVVITGIIAGIWYRRNSQEQKVREFIDPLKFKLPIFGGLFRKIALAKFCSVLASLTENRVHEIQALTITAGSVGNVAMEKAILAARDGKLRGESIVEPLSKEPLFPKLLIQFMAIAEETGGMAKSLRAVGRLYERDADATTNNMEALIQPIFLIGIAVMVLIIALAVYLPYFSMGDIVSPY; this is encoded by the coding sequence TTGACCACCACAGCCGAGGCGCCGGGAAAGCCCAAGAACATCGAGTACTTCTACCGGGTGAAGCTAGCCGGCGGTAAAACCGAATCAGGCAAGGCCTCCTACCCGTCCCGGGCAGCGCTCATCGCCAAGCTCACCAGGATGGACGGCTACGAGTCCATCATTGAAGTGCGTGAGTCCGGCCTGCCGACCGTCGGCAAGAAAGCACGCCCGAAACAGCGGTCCCTGGTGGCCGCCTCACGGCAGCTCTCCCTGTGCCTGGAAGTCGGCATGGACGACCGCGCCTCCATCGACGCAGTTGCCGGCGGCGGGGAAATCGAGGACCCGGTCCTGGCCTACGGCCTCGCGCAGGTGTCCAAGGACATGGGTGCCGAAGGCATGAAGATGTCCGAGGCCATGGCCCAGTACCCGTACATTTTCCCGCAGCTGATGACCGAGACCCTTCACGCCGGCGAAGAGGGCGGCTTCGTGGCCAAGGCCGCCGCGCAGGCCGCCGATGATCTCGAGGCAGCGGATGACCAGCGCGCGAAGCTGAAGAAAGCCATGACGTACCCGATGGTGATCCTGGTGCTCAGCGCCGCGATCTTCGTCTTCATGATGATGTACGTCGTCCCCAAGTTCGGCGGACTCTACGACGAGCTCTCCGGCGGAACCGCGGAACTGCCGAAAATCACCCAGATGGTCATGGCGGCTTCCGACCAGATGATCTGGGCCGTGCCCACGGTCGTCATCACCGGCATCATCGCCGGCATCTGGTACCGCAGGAACTCCCAGGAGCAGAAAGTCCGCGAGTTCATCGACCCGCTGAAGTTCAAGCTGCCCATTTTCGGCGGGCTCTTCCGCAAGATCGCCCTCGCCAAGTTCTGCTCCGTCCTGGCGTCCCTGACCGAAAACAGGGTCCACGAGATCCAGGCACTGACGATCACCGCAGGATCTGTCGGCAACGTCGCCATGGAGAAGGCCATCCTGGCGGCCCGTGACGGCAAGCTCCGCGGCGAATCCATCGTCGAGCCACTGTCCAAGGAGCCGCTCTTCCCGAAGCTGCTCATCCAGTTCATGGCGATCGCTGAAGAAACCGGCGGCATGGCCAAGTCCCTGCGCGCCGTCGGCCGGCTCTACGAGCGTGACGCTGACGCCACGACCAACAACATGGAAGCCCTCATCCAGCCGATCTTCCTCATCGGCATCGCGGTCATGGTCCTGATCATCGCCCTGGCCGTCTACCTGCCGTACTTCTCGATGGGCGACATCGTCTCCCCCTACTAG
- the pilM gene encoding pilus assembly protein PilM has product MADSVIGIDFGSSGIKLAEVRTVKGISTVLKQAYMPLEPGQIVDGAPDPKAAGNIAAELKTLLSTEKFTTRDAVMGLNSVDDIFVNRASAPWHAPRDFHSAIAFDIIADPSLLVGAPEDVIIDAVVFDEFTDPATEKRRLDVLLCGVTSKLVNTQVEILQKAGLNPSGADLSGLASLRALGKVHRPADNLDVIVDVGRDALSVLIHDNGKPYSLTLQTGAAGEAASLEIAEAIQDEDTERISREKVVFSRDYRVRRAVDDYCFTATGAIRGAIQSYLDLRKSPASLAGITLIGGGALLHGLREAVQDSLGISTVIGKFDPSIQGDPARYYLGPVLSADYTAAVGLAMGATA; this is encoded by the coding sequence TTGGCCGACAGCGTCATCGGTATCGACTTCGGGTCATCGGGCATCAAGCTCGCCGAAGTCCGGACCGTCAAAGGAATCTCCACGGTCCTCAAGCAGGCGTACATGCCGCTGGAGCCCGGCCAGATCGTTGACGGTGCACCGGATCCGAAGGCTGCCGGCAACATTGCCGCGGAGCTGAAGACCCTCCTCTCGACAGAGAAGTTCACGACCCGCGACGCTGTCATGGGACTGAACTCCGTCGACGACATCTTCGTGAACCGGGCCAGCGCGCCCTGGCACGCACCCCGGGATTTCCACTCCGCGATCGCGTTCGACATCATTGCTGACCCGTCCCTGCTCGTCGGAGCACCGGAGGACGTCATCATCGACGCGGTGGTCTTCGACGAATTCACTGACCCCGCCACAGAGAAGCGCCGGCTGGACGTGCTGCTGTGCGGAGTGACCTCCAAGCTGGTGAACACCCAGGTCGAGATCCTCCAGAAGGCCGGACTGAATCCCTCGGGCGCTGACCTGTCGGGACTGGCTTCGCTGCGCGCCCTGGGGAAGGTGCACCGGCCGGCCGACAATCTGGACGTCATCGTCGACGTCGGCAGGGACGCCCTGTCGGTGCTCATCCACGACAACGGCAAGCCCTACTCGCTTACCCTCCAGACCGGAGCCGCCGGCGAAGCAGCCAGCCTCGAGATCGCCGAAGCCATCCAGGACGAAGACACCGAGCGCATCAGCCGCGAAAAGGTCGTCTTCTCCCGTGACTACCGGGTCCGCCGGGCCGTTGACGACTACTGCTTCACGGCCACGGGAGCTATCCGCGGCGCCATCCAGTCCTACCTGGACCTGCGCAAGTCCCCGGCATCCCTGGCGGGCATCACACTGATCGGCGGCGGCGCGCTGCTGCACGGCCTGCGTGAAGCGGTCCAGGACTCACTGGGCATCAGCACGGTCATCGGAAAGTTCGACCCCTCCATCCAGGGGGACCCTGCACGGTACTACCTCGGTCCGGTGCTTAGCGCCGATTACACGGCCGCAGTCGGCCTGGCGATGGGAGCAACAGCCTGA
- a CDS encoding GspE/PulE family protein produces the protein MSTARLSTFFISRGILTQDVWDGAVAQSSVVGKNVLRHLVDSKLITAAQANEGFAYSRGWTYRPLDQELEIPEEIIGLLKDPFAREHQLVPVARDGDELTVAVRNPSDLNVSKMLRGATGLSINLVYASQDELTRAVHKYYSTSAEARRKGELATRVVEANSARYTGIGQIADTGEIVDALNIIIEGALRVGASDIHLEPAEHHLSVRYSVDGKLVAEPIQSRSIAPRLAALIKTRAKMNSAALTNQDGAIRHTYEGKDYDIRVAVLPTNWGESITMRLGAETVRDLREIGFATDTESRWRRVLSQPNGISLAVGPMGSGKTTLLYASLAELMKEQRKIVSLEAPVEMNFPSGITQVSINPGQKLTWEGAMETVLRSAASVLLVGEINKEEVAHTAINAAMTGHLVLSTLHTNDAPGAVVRLREMGIRPSVLADTMRSVCAQRLPRTLCECKIAEAPSQQLIRDFGLDAESLAANEWFGPNPDGCRVCAGRGYKGRTPIHELMTFPAEIRDLITEDVPNRLIAEAARRNGMRTLQEDGLLKARAGVTSLSEIRSHILID, from the coding sequence ATGTCTACAGCCAGGCTCTCCACGTTCTTCATCTCCCGGGGCATCCTTACTCAGGATGTCTGGGACGGTGCCGTGGCCCAGTCCTCGGTCGTGGGCAAGAACGTCCTGCGCCACCTCGTTGACTCGAAGCTGATTACCGCCGCCCAGGCCAACGAAGGGTTCGCCTACAGCCGCGGATGGACCTACCGGCCCCTGGACCAGGAGCTGGAGATCCCGGAAGAGATCATCGGGCTGCTGAAGGATCCGTTCGCGCGGGAGCACCAGCTGGTACCGGTCGCCCGTGACGGGGATGAGCTGACGGTCGCCGTCCGGAACCCTTCGGACCTGAACGTCTCGAAAATGCTGCGCGGTGCGACCGGGCTGAGCATCAACCTCGTCTATGCCTCACAGGATGAGCTGACGCGTGCCGTCCACAAGTACTACTCCACCTCCGCCGAGGCCCGCCGCAAAGGTGAGCTGGCCACCCGGGTCGTGGAGGCAAACAGTGCCAGGTACACAGGCATCGGCCAGATCGCCGACACCGGGGAGATTGTCGATGCACTGAACATCATCATCGAAGGCGCGCTGCGCGTAGGAGCCTCCGACATCCACCTTGAGCCGGCCGAGCACCACCTCTCGGTCCGGTATTCCGTGGACGGCAAGCTCGTGGCAGAACCCATCCAGTCCCGCTCCATCGCACCCCGCCTCGCTGCGCTGATCAAGACGCGCGCCAAGATGAACTCCGCTGCGCTGACCAACCAGGACGGCGCCATCCGGCACACCTACGAGGGCAAGGACTACGACATCCGTGTCGCGGTGCTGCCCACCAACTGGGGTGAGTCGATCACGATGCGTCTCGGTGCCGAAACAGTCCGCGACCTGAGGGAGATCGGCTTCGCCACCGACACAGAATCGCGCTGGCGCCGGGTCCTCTCCCAGCCCAACGGCATCTCCCTGGCCGTGGGGCCCATGGGATCGGGCAAAACAACCCTGCTGTACGCCAGCCTTGCCGAGCTCATGAAGGAACAGCGCAAGATCGTCTCCCTTGAAGCTCCGGTGGAAATGAACTTCCCCTCCGGCATCACGCAGGTCTCCATTAACCCGGGACAGAAACTCACCTGGGAGGGCGCCATGGAGACCGTCCTGCGAAGCGCAGCCTCTGTCCTGCTGGTCGGAGAAATCAACAAGGAAGAGGTCGCCCACACCGCGATCAACGCGGCCATGACCGGTCACCTCGTCCTCTCGACCCTGCACACCAACGATGCCCCGGGCGCCGTCGTCCGCCTGCGCGAAATGGGTATCCGTCCCTCCGTGCTGGCTGACACGATGCGTTCCGTCTGTGCCCAGCGACTGCCGCGGACCCTGTGCGAATGCAAGATCGCCGAGGCACCGTCCCAGCAGCTCATCCGTGACTTTGGGCTCGACGCCGAATCCCTGGCAGCGAACGAATGGTTCGGACCCAACCCTGACGGCTGCCGCGTCTGCGCCGGCCGCGGTTACAAGGGCCGCACCCCGATCCACGAACTGATGACCTTCCCGGCCGAGATCCGGGACCTCATCACCGAAGACGTCCCCAACCGGCTGATCGCCGAAGCAGCACGCCGCAACGGGATGCGGACCCTCCAGGAGGACGGCCTGCTCAAGGCACGCGCCGGAGTGACCAGCCTGTCCGAAATCCGCAGCCACATCCTCATCGACTAG